A window of the Pseudomonas furukawaii genome harbors these coding sequences:
- the accB gene encoding acetyl-CoA carboxylase biotin carboxyl carrier protein, which yields MDIRKVKKLIELLEESGIDELEIREGEESVRISRHSNKAMAAQPIYAAAPAPVAAPVAAAAPAPAAEAAAPAAAKLNGHVVRSPMVGTFYRAASPTSANFAEVGQTVKKGDILCIVEAMKMMNHIEAEASGVIESILVENGQPVEYDQPLFTIV from the coding sequence ATGGATATCCGTAAAGTCAAGAAACTGATCGAACTGCTGGAAGAATCCGGGATCGACGAACTGGAGATCCGCGAGGGCGAAGAGTCCGTTCGCATCAGCCGTCACAGCAACAAGGCGATGGCTGCCCAGCCGATCTATGCCGCCGCCCCGGCTCCGGTCGCCGCCCCCGTGGCCGCCGCCGCTCCGGCGCCCGCCGCTGAAGCCGCCGCCCCGGCCGCCGCCAAGCTGAACGGCCACGTGGTGCGCTCGCCGATGGTCGGCACCTTCTACCGCGCCGCCTCGCCGACCTCCGCGAACTTCGCCGAAGTCGGCCAGACCGTGAAGAAAGGCGACATTCTCTGCATCGTCGAAGCGATGAAGATGATGAACCACATCGAAGCCGAAGCCAGCGGCGTGATCGAGTCCATCCTCGTGGAGAACGGCCAGCCGGTTGAGTACGACCAACCGCTGTTCACCATCGTCTGA
- the prmA gene encoding 50S ribosomal protein L11 methyltransferase, translating into MPWLQVRLAITPEQAETYEDALLEVGAVSVTFMDAEDQPIFEPDLGTTPLWSHTHLLALFEADVDETALVAHLELLTGGALPEHQIERVEDQDWERSWMDNFKPMRFGRRLWIVPSWHDAPERDAVNLLLDPGLAFGTGTHPTTALCLEWLDGQDLTGCDVLDFGCGSGILAIAALLLGARQAVGTDIDPQALEASRDNASRNGIDPAQFPVYLPADLPARPAAVVVANILAGPLVSLAPQITSLVAPGGRLALSGILAEQAEEVRAAYADAFELDPTAEKDGWVRISGVRR; encoded by the coding sequence ATGCCCTGGTTACAAGTCCGTCTCGCCATCACCCCGGAACAGGCCGAGACCTACGAAGACGCCCTGCTGGAAGTCGGCGCCGTCTCCGTGACCTTCATGGACGCCGAAGACCAGCCGATCTTCGAGCCCGACCTCGGCACCACCCCGCTCTGGTCCCACACCCATCTGCTGGCCCTGTTCGAGGCCGACGTCGACGAGACCGCCCTGGTGGCGCACCTCGAACTGCTCACCGGCGGCGCGCTGCCCGAGCACCAGATCGAGCGCGTCGAGGACCAGGACTGGGAACGCAGCTGGATGGACAACTTCAAGCCCATGCGCTTCGGCCGCCGCCTGTGGATCGTCCCCAGCTGGCACGACGCCCCCGAGCGGGACGCCGTGAACCTGCTGCTGGATCCGGGCCTGGCCTTCGGCACCGGCACCCATCCCACCACCGCGCTGTGCCTGGAATGGCTGGATGGCCAGGACCTCACCGGCTGCGACGTGCTGGACTTCGGCTGTGGCTCCGGCATCCTCGCCATCGCCGCCCTGCTGCTGGGCGCCCGCCAGGCCGTGGGCACCGACATCGACCCCCAGGCCCTGGAAGCCTCCCGCGACAACGCCAGCCGCAACGGCATCGACCCGGCGCAGTTCCCGGTCTACCTGCCCGCCGACCTGCCGGCCAGGCCCGCCGCCGTCGTGGTGGCCAATATCCTCGCCGGCCCCCTGGTCTCCCTGGCTCCGCAAATCACCAGCCTGGTGGCGCCGGGCGGTCGCCTGGCCCTGTCCGGCATCCTCGCCGAGCAGGCCGAAGAAGTCCGTGCTGCCTACGCCGACGCCTTCGAGCTGGACCCGACGGCGGAGAAGGATGGCTGGGTACGCATCAGTGGCGTTCGCCGCTGA
- the accC gene encoding acetyl-CoA carboxylase biotin carboxylase subunit, whose product MLEKVLIANRGEIALRILRACKELGIKTVAVHSTADRELMHLSLADETVCIGPAPAAQSYLNIPAIISAAELTGATAIHPGYGFLAENADFAEQVEKSGFAFIGPKADTIRLMGDKVSAKDAMKRAGVPTVPGSDGPLPEDESTALSIAEDVGYPVIIKAAGGGGGRGMRVVYSADELIKSAKLTRTEAGAAFGNSMVYLEKFLTNPRHVEVQVLSDGQGNAIHLGDRDCSLQRRHQKVLEEAPAPGIDEKARAEVLARCVQACIEIGYRGAGTFEFLYENGRFYFIEMNTRVQVEHPVTEMVTGIDIVKEMLSIAAGNKLSIRQEDVVIRGHALECRINAEDPDNFMPSPGKVTYFHAPGGNGVRVDSHLYSGYAVPPNYDSLIGKLITYGKDRDEAMARMRNALDEIVVDGIKTNVPLHRDLTRDKGFCKGGVNIHYLEKKLGMDKH is encoded by the coding sequence ATGTTGGAAAAAGTCCTGATCGCCAACCGTGGCGAGATCGCCCTGCGCATCCTGCGCGCCTGCAAGGAGCTGGGCATCAAGACGGTGGCGGTGCACTCCACGGCCGACCGCGAACTGATGCACCTGTCCCTGGCCGACGAGACCGTGTGCATCGGCCCGGCACCCGCTGCCCAGTCCTACCTGAACATCCCGGCGATCATCAGTGCCGCCGAGCTTACCGGCGCCACCGCGATCCACCCGGGCTACGGCTTCCTCGCCGAGAACGCCGACTTCGCCGAGCAGGTGGAGAAGTCCGGCTTCGCCTTCATCGGCCCCAAGGCGGACACCATCCGTCTGATGGGTGACAAGGTGTCCGCCAAGGACGCCATGAAGCGCGCCGGCGTACCGACCGTTCCGGGTTCCGACGGCCCGCTGCCGGAAGACGAATCGACCGCCCTGTCCATTGCCGAGGACGTCGGCTACCCGGTGATCATCAAGGCCGCCGGCGGCGGCGGTGGTCGCGGCATGCGCGTGGTCTACAGCGCCGACGAGCTGATCAAGTCGGCCAAGCTGACCCGTACCGAAGCCGGTGCGGCCTTCGGCAACTCCATGGTCTACCTGGAGAAGTTCCTCACCAACCCGCGCCACGTCGAAGTCCAGGTCCTCTCCGACGGCCAGGGCAACGCCATCCACCTGGGTGACCGCGACTGCTCCCTGCAGCGCCGCCACCAGAAGGTGCTGGAAGAAGCCCCCGCCCCCGGCATCGACGAGAAGGCCCGCGCCGAAGTGCTGGCCCGCTGCGTCCAGGCCTGCATCGAGATCGGCTACCGTGGCGCCGGCACCTTCGAGTTCCTCTACGAGAACGGCCGCTTCTACTTCATCGAGATGAACACTCGCGTGCAGGTGGAGCACCCGGTCACCGAAATGGTCACCGGCATCGACATCGTCAAGGAAATGCTCAGCATCGCCGCCGGCAACAAGCTGTCCATCCGGCAGGAAGACGTGGTCATCCGTGGCCATGCGCTGGAATGCCGGATCAACGCGGAAGACCCGGACAACTTCATGCCCTCCCCGGGCAAGGTGACCTACTTCCACGCCCCGGGTGGCAACGGCGTCCGCGTCGACTCCCACCTGTACAGCGGCTACGCGGTTCCGCCGAACTACGACTCGCTGATCGGCAAGCTGATCACCTATGGCAAGGATCGCGACGAGGCCATGGCGCGCATGCGCAACGCCCTCGACGAGATCGTCGTGGACGGCATCAAGACCAACGTGCCGCTGCACCGCGACCTCACCCGCGACAAGGGTTTCTGCAAGGGGGGCGTGAACATTCACTACCTCGAGAAGAAACTCGGCATGGACAAGCACTGA
- a CDS encoding DUF3426 domain-containing protein, with the protein MTDSFVTQCPQCQTRFRVSRAQLAVAHGAVRCGACLHVFNAAQQLLAAREQAAAEKPRAPSAKPSAAPPKAPPSPAPAVPSVATVLKQPAAPLAPIPATSPAPASKAPAASDALWIHDDLDLDSLDLDEELAKLEQEEQRLSRDLLGPDAPLRADNRAPAAEPDERWADALVAAEEHEAAPESLHAREPEIEPETHFELRAEPEEEAVAPTPPEPASPTSRTEPSLGMDLVEDEPGPDFTLGAARDDEPGQLPDEDDEEHDEPHQPDAPRTAAHKRNEPGLREEALLNLNDEPLQLDWQESRRPWGRWIGWLALNLLAALALATQYVWYHFDELARQDQYRPWFQQICPEIGCQLPSKVDINLIKSSNLVVRSHPEFSGALVVDAILYNRAAFAQPFPLLELRFADMNGQLLASRRFKPGEYLSGELAGQSEMPPQTPIHISLDILDPGTKAVNYSLSFHSPD; encoded by the coding sequence ATGACCGACAGTTTCGTCACCCAGTGCCCGCAATGTCAGACCCGTTTCCGTGTCAGCCGCGCCCAATTGGCGGTGGCCCACGGCGCCGTTCGCTGCGGCGCCTGCCTGCACGTGTTCAACGCGGCGCAGCAACTGCTGGCGGCTCGGGAGCAGGCTGCGGCCGAGAAACCCAGGGCTCCCAGCGCCAAACCCTCGGCCGCACCGCCCAAGGCGCCGCCGTCCCCGGCCCCGGCGGTCCCCAGCGTCGCCACCGTGCTCAAGCAGCCCGCCGCGCCGCTGGCCCCCATTCCAGCGACCTCGCCCGCTCCCGCGAGCAAGGCGCCCGCCGCCAGCGACGCCCTGTGGATCCACGACGACCTGGACCTGGACAGCCTCGACCTCGACGAGGAACTGGCCAAGCTGGAGCAGGAAGAACAGCGCCTTTCCCGTGACCTGCTGGGCCCGGACGCCCCCCTGCGCGCCGACAACCGCGCCCCTGCGGCGGAGCCCGACGAACGCTGGGCCGATGCCCTCGTCGCCGCCGAGGAGCACGAGGCCGCCCCCGAGTCCCTGCACGCCCGCGAGCCCGAGATCGAGCCGGAAACCCACTTCGAACTGCGCGCCGAACCCGAGGAAGAGGCCGTCGCTCCGACGCCGCCCGAGCCGGCCAGCCCCACCTCCCGCACCGAACCCAGCCTGGGCATGGACCTGGTGGAAGATGAGCCCGGCCCCGACTTCACGCTGGGCGCCGCCCGCGACGACGAGCCCGGGCAACTGCCGGACGAGGACGACGAGGAGCACGACGAGCCCCACCAGCCGGACGCGCCCCGGACCGCCGCCCACAAGCGCAACGAGCCGGGCCTGCGCGAGGAAGCCCTGCTCAACCTCAACGACGAGCCGCTGCAACTGGACTGGCAGGAATCCCGTCGCCCCTGGGGTCGCTGGATCGGCTGGCTGGCGCTGAACCTCCTGGCCGCCCTGGCCCTGGCCACCCAGTACGTCTGGTACCACTTCGATGAACTGGCCCGGCAGGACCAGTACCGCCCCTGGTTCCAGCAGATCTGCCCGGAGATCGGCTGCCAGCTGCCGTCCAAGGTGGACATCAACCTGATCAAGAGCAGCAACCTCGTGGTGCGCAGCCACCCCGAGTTCTCCGGCGCCCTGGTGGTGGACGCCATCCTCTACAACCGCGCCGCCTTCGCCCAGCCCTTCCCGCTGCTGGAACTGCGCTTCGCCGACATGAACGGCCAACTGCTGGCCAGTCGTCGGTTCAAGCCGGGCGAATACCTCTCCGGCGAGTTGGCCGGACAGTCGGAAATGCCCCCGCAAACCCCCATCCACATCAGCCTGGACATCCTCGACCCCGGCACCAAGGCCGTGAACTACAGCCTCAGCTTCCACTCCCCCGATTAA